A window of the Tessaracoccus sp. MC1865 genome harbors these coding sequences:
- a CDS encoding LacI family DNA-binding transcriptional regulator, with product MRRVTITDVARAAGVSVSTISKVMNGRDGIAADTQQRVQQVIDELGYVGNIGAQSLRARRTGVVGVLVSQFEPYSAEILKGVGAAAEGTDLEIMAWAGASHNPHAPTGWEQKLLGRLAGSLIDGAIIVTPSVEATSGNFPVVAVDPQRLDLTRPAVSVNDEGGTRSAVNHLLGLGHRRIGYLGGRDDLASAVSREAGLRKALAAAKVPLDERHVLSGDYTAVGAAEPAARLLDDPDRPTAIVAANDVSALQVIAAAHARGLRVPEDLSVVGFDDVPEAARQGLTTVAQPLQAIGAMALSMLLDLLAGREMTDPHRQLPTQLILRGTTAVVAS from the coding sequence ATGCGTCGAGTGACGATCACTGATGTCGCCCGCGCCGCGGGCGTGTCGGTATCGACGATCTCGAAGGTCATGAACGGGCGCGACGGCATCGCCGCAGACACCCAGCAGCGCGTGCAGCAGGTCATCGATGAGCTCGGCTATGTCGGCAACATCGGGGCCCAGTCGCTGCGCGCCCGCCGCACGGGGGTCGTCGGGGTGCTGGTGAGCCAGTTCGAGCCCTACTCCGCCGAGATCCTCAAGGGCGTCGGCGCCGCCGCCGAGGGCACCGATCTGGAGATCATGGCCTGGGCCGGCGCCTCCCACAACCCGCACGCCCCCACCGGCTGGGAGCAGAAGCTGCTGGGCCGCCTGGCCGGCAGCCTGATCGACGGCGCCATCATCGTGACGCCCAGCGTCGAGGCGACCTCCGGGAACTTCCCGGTGGTGGCCGTGGACCCGCAGCGGCTGGACCTCACCCGGCCCGCCGTCTCGGTCAACGACGAGGGCGGCACGCGCTCCGCCGTCAACCACCTGCTGGGGCTGGGGCACCGCCGGATCGGCTACCTGGGTGGCCGCGACGACCTGGCCTCCGCCGTCTCACGCGAGGCCGGCCTGCGCAAGGCCCTGGCAGCTGCCAAGGTGCCCCTCGACGAGCGGCACGTGCTGTCCGGCGACTACACCGCCGTCGGCGCTGCCGAACCCGCCGCCCGGCTGCTCGACGACCCTGACCGCCCGACGGCGATCGTCGCGGCCAACGACGTGTCGGCGCTGCAGGTGATCGCCGCGGCCCACGCTCGCGGCCTGAGGGTCCCCGAAGACCTGTCCGTGGTGGGCTTCGACGACGTGCCTGAGGCGGCTAGGCAGGGTCTGACCACCGTCGCCCAGCCGTTGCAGGCGATCGGCGCGATGGCGTTGAGCATGCTGCTCGACCTGCTGGCCGGGCGCGAGATGACTGACCCGCACCGTCAGTTGCCGACGCAGCTCATCCTGCGGGGCACCACCGCCGTGGTCGCCTCCTGA